In Lycium ferocissimum isolate CSIRO_LF1 chromosome 11, AGI_CSIRO_Lferr_CH_V1, whole genome shotgun sequence, a single genomic region encodes these proteins:
- the LOC132036218 gene encoding uncharacterized protein LOC132036218 isoform X2: protein MDKEMDVLNQKVDDVPETVITIRLDEDRETEKSRIGGEQGNSDKKGNGSKGNEDLKKGDDFSCVIDVKCDGKLGEDFEGESQRVCRISHLSTNEAEKSRIGGEEGNSGRKGNGSGGSEVKEKDLKRGVGEDFDGDCQRVCRIYELSTYEAEKSRIGDEEGNSDMKGNVSGGNEVKVKELKKGDDFSTVIDVKCDGKLGEDFEGETQRVCRICHLSTYEADEKNLVDLIELGCGCKGELGFVHSHCAEAWFKLKGNRFNEDYEKKKSSGNSRSESM from the exons ATGGATAAGGAAATGGATGTACTGAATCAGAAAGTTGATGATGTTCCTGAGACTGTAATCACTATTAGATTGGATGAAGATCGGGAAACtgaaaaatcaagaattggCGGGGAACAGGGAAATTCGGATAAGAAGGGAAATGGGTCGAAAGGGAATGAGGATTTAAAGAAAGGTGATGATTTTTCGTGTGTAATCGATGTGAAGTGTGATGGGAAGTTGGGAGAGGATTTTGAAGGGGAAAGCCAAAGGGTGTGTAGAATTTCCCATTTGAGTACAAATGAAGCtgaaaaatcaagaattggCGGTGAAGAGGGAAATTCGGGTAGGAAGGGAAACGGATCGGGTGGGAGTGAGGTGAAAGAGAAGGATTTGAAGCGAGGTGTGGGAGAGGATTTTGATGGGGATTGTCAAAGGGTGTGTAGAATTTACGAATTGAGTACATATGAAGCtgaaaaatcaagaattggTGATGAAGAGGGAAATTCGGATATGAAGGGTAACGTGTCGGGTGGGAATGAGgtgaaagtgaaggaattgaAAAAGGGTGATGATTTTTCGACTGTAATTGATGTGAAGTGTGATGGGAAATTGGGAGAGGATTTTGAAGGGGAAACCCAAAGGGTGTGTAGGATTTGCCATTTGAGTACATATGAAGCTGATGAGAAAAATTTGGTGGATTTGATTGAACTTGGTTGTGGTTGTAAAGGAGAGCTTGGATTTGTGCATTCTCATTGTGCTGAGGCTTGGTTTAAGCTTAAAGGAAACag ATTTAACGAGGActatgagaaaaagaaaagtagcGGGAACTCACGTTCGGAG aGTATGTGA
- the LOC132036218 gene encoding uncharacterized protein LOC132036218 isoform X1: MDKEMDVLNQKVDDVPETVITIRLDEDRETEKSRIGGEQGNSDKKGNGSKGNEDLKKGDDFSCVIDVKCDGKLGEDFEGESQRVCRISHLSTNEAEKSRIGGEEGNSGRKGNGSGGSEVKEKDLKRGVGEDFDGDCQRVCRIYELSTYEAEKSRIGDEEGNSDMKGNVSGGNEVKVKELKKGDDFSTVIDVKCDGKLGEDFEGETQRVCRICHLSTYEADEKNLVDLIELGCGCKGELGFVHSHCAEAWFKLKGNRVCEICGEVAQSVTGVSDNRFIEEWNDTRSTASGTGSTETTRGCWRGQPFCNFLMACLVISFVLPWFFRVNMF; encoded by the exons ATGGATAAGGAAATGGATGTACTGAATCAGAAAGTTGATGATGTTCCTGAGACTGTAATCACTATTAGATTGGATGAAGATCGGGAAACtgaaaaatcaagaattggCGGGGAACAGGGAAATTCGGATAAGAAGGGAAATGGGTCGAAAGGGAATGAGGATTTAAAGAAAGGTGATGATTTTTCGTGTGTAATCGATGTGAAGTGTGATGGGAAGTTGGGAGAGGATTTTGAAGGGGAAAGCCAAAGGGTGTGTAGAATTTCCCATTTGAGTACAAATGAAGCtgaaaaatcaagaattggCGGTGAAGAGGGAAATTCGGGTAGGAAGGGAAACGGATCGGGTGGGAGTGAGGTGAAAGAGAAGGATTTGAAGCGAGGTGTGGGAGAGGATTTTGATGGGGATTGTCAAAGGGTGTGTAGAATTTACGAATTGAGTACATATGAAGCtgaaaaatcaagaattggTGATGAAGAGGGAAATTCGGATATGAAGGGTAACGTGTCGGGTGGGAATGAGgtgaaagtgaaggaattgaAAAAGGGTGATGATTTTTCGACTGTAATTGATGTGAAGTGTGATGGGAAATTGGGAGAGGATTTTGAAGGGGAAACCCAAAGGGTGTGTAGGATTTGCCATTTGAGTACATATGAAGCTGATGAGAAAAATTTGGTGGATTTGATTGAACTTGGTTGTGGTTGTAAAGGAGAGCTTGGATTTGTGCATTCTCATTGTGCTGAGGCTTGGTTTAAGCTTAAAGGAAACag aGTATGTGAAATTTGCGGGGAGGTTGCACAAAGTGTTACTGGTGTCAGTGATAACAGATTTATTGAAGAGTGGAATGATACGAGATCTACTGCAAGTGGTACTGGTTCAACCGAAACGACTAGAGGTTGCTGGCGTGGGCAGCCATTCTGTAACTTCTTAATGGCGTGCCTGGTAATATCATTTGTGTTGCCATGGTTTTTCCGTGTAAATATGTTTTGA
- the LOC132036844 gene encoding receptor-like protein 51 — protein sequence MAMASPDLSFVLISFTLFFSIFPSHSKLLSSPSPISSPSPKPSPSTHSSSILDPKQLKALQSLNIPIGKDPCNPQHNTTITCDSSTPFRHIVSLSLTNCSDDVALSNTALKSLSTLNTLKFINCPVKPIKFPAQLTSSLKSFTCINSLKKLTGVWLSRLQNVTNLTVSHVSVTASGPSIILSSMKSLRIVTLSDANLTGYLPKHWHGNVSYIDLSGNKLKGKIPSSLTELENLVFLNLSSNSLNGSIPESFGDLSSLQNVSLSSNSLSGSIPDSIAAISGLVHLDLGSNKLNGSIPEFISDMKRLKYLNLEKNNFHGVLPFNASFIKRLDVLKIGENANLCYNHSTLSKKVKLGIAPCDKHGLPMSPPPSKEINSDDSDDSEDYADDESEKKHHSHGPSKVVLGIAIALSLIVFLIVFLILLAKCCK from the coding sequence atggctATGGCTTCTCCAGATCTCTCTTTTGTCCTCATTTCATTCACTcttttcttctccattttccCTTCCCACTCAAAATTACTATCTTCTCCTTCTCCTATTTCCTCTCCATCACCAAAACCATCACCTTCAACTCACTCATCTTCAATTCTTGATCCAAAACAACTCAAAGCTTTACAATCCCTCAACATCCCTATAGGAAAAGACCCTTGTAACCCTCAACACAACACCACCATAACTTGTGACTCTTCAACCCCATTTCGCCACATTGTTTCTTTATCACTCACAAACTGTTCTGATGACGTGGCATTATCAAACACAGCTTTGAAATCTTTGTCTACACTCAACACCCTAAAGTTTATCAACTGTCCAGTTAAGCCCATTAAGTTTCCTGCTCAGCTCACTTCTAGTTTAAAATCTTTTACCTGTATAAACAGCTTGAAGAAACTAACTGGGGTTTGGTTAAGTCGGTTACAGAACGTAACCAACTTAACTGTTTCCCATGTTTCTGTTACTGCTAGTGGTCCTTCTATAATCTTGAGCAGTATGAAGAGCTTGCGAATTGTTACTCTGTCTGATGCTAATCTTACAGGTTATTTGCCTAAACACTGGCATGGAAATGTTAGCTATATAGATTTATCAGGGAATAAGTTAAAAGGGAAAATTCCCAGTTCTTTAACTGAGCTGGAGAATTTGGTTTTCCTGAATCTTAGCTCGAATTCGCTTAACGGGTCGATACCTGAATCTTTTGGTGATTTGTCCTCTTTACAGAATGTGTCATTGAGTTCGAATTCGTTATCAGGATCTATACCTGATTCCATTGCTGCTATTTCAGGTTTAGTTCATCTTGATTTAGGGTCTAATAAGTTAAATGGAAGTATACCTGAGTTTATTTCAGATATGAAGAGATTGAAGTACTTGAATCTTGAAAAGAATAACTTTCATGGTGTTTTGCCTTTTAATGCTTCGTTTATAAAGAGATTGGATGTGTTGAAAATAGGCGAAAATGCGAATCTTTGTTATAATCATTCAACATTGTCTAAAAAAGTGAAGCTTGGAATTGCTCCTTGTGATAAACATGGATTGCCTATGTCACCTCCACCATCAAAGGAAATTAATTCGGACGATAGCGATGATTCGGAGGATTATGCTGATGATGAGAGTGAGAAAAAACATCATAGTCATGGACCAAGTAAGGTTGTTCTTGGCATTGCTATTGCACTTTCATTAATTGTAtttttgattgttttcttgattcTGTTGGCTAAATGTTGTAAATGa